A single genomic interval of Streptomyces sp. NBC_00663 harbors:
- the purU gene encoding formyltetrahydrofolate deformylase, whose translation MPPRPHPGREFVLTLSCPDQAGLVHAVSGFLVTHSGNILESRQFDDRRQGRFFMRVHFDVSDPKASVEWLSADFTPVAEAYGIDWRLCDAHAPTRALIMVSKFGHCLNDLLFRKRAGSLNIEIPAIVSNHREFEGLAESYGIPFHHVPVTKDTKPEAEARLLELVRELDIDLVVLARYMQILSDDLCKQLEGRAINIHHSFLPSFKGARPYLQAYQRGVKLVGATAHYVTPDLDEGPIIEQDVVRVDHSRDPDELVTIGQDVEAQVLARAVQWHSQSRVLLNGHHTVVFR comes from the coding sequence ATGCCCCCTCGCCCCCACCCCGGCCGCGAGTTCGTCCTCACCCTCTCCTGTCCCGACCAGGCCGGACTGGTCCACGCCGTCAGCGGCTTCCTCGTCACCCACTCCGGAAACATCCTGGAGAGCAGGCAGTTCGACGACAGGCGCCAGGGGCGCTTCTTCATGCGCGTGCACTTCGACGTCTCCGACCCGAAGGCCTCGGTGGAGTGGCTGAGCGCCGACTTCACGCCGGTGGCCGAGGCGTACGGCATCGACTGGCGGCTGTGCGACGCCCACGCCCCGACCCGCGCGCTCATCATGGTCTCCAAGTTCGGGCACTGCCTGAACGACCTGCTGTTCCGCAAGCGGGCCGGCTCGCTCAACATCGAGATCCCGGCGATCGTCTCCAACCACCGCGAATTCGAGGGCCTGGCCGAGAGTTACGGCATCCCCTTCCACCACGTCCCGGTGACCAAGGACACCAAGCCCGAGGCCGAGGCCCGACTCCTCGAACTCGTCCGCGAGTTGGACATCGACCTGGTGGTCCTGGCCCGCTACATGCAGATCCTCTCCGACGACCTCTGCAAGCAGCTCGAAGGCCGGGCCATCAACATCCACCACTCCTTCCTGCCCAGCTTCAAGGGCGCCCGGCCCTACCTCCAGGCCTACCAACGGGGCGTCAAGCTCGTCGGCGCCACGGCCCACTACGTCACACCGGACCTGGACGAAGGGCCCATCATCGAGCAGGACGTCGTCCGCGTGGACCACTCCCGCGACCCCGACGAACTCGTGACCATCGGTCAGGACGTCGAGGCCCAGGTCCTGGCGCGCGCCGTGCAGTGGCACAGCCAGAGCCGCGTGCTGCTCAACGGCCACCACACGGTGGTCTTCCGCTGA
- the glyA gene encoding serine hydroxymethyltransferase yields MTVLNTPLHELDPEIAAAVDAELNRQQSTLEMIASENFAPLAVMEAQGSVLTNKYAEGYPGRRYYGGCEHVDVAEQIAIDRIKDLFGAEYANVQPHSGASANQAALFALASPGDTILGLDLAHGGHLTHGMRLNFSGKQFNVVAYHVDDAGLVDMAEVERLAKEHRPKVIIAGWSAYPRQLDFAEFRRIADEVEAYLWVDMAHFAGLVAAGLHPNPVEHADVVTSTTHKTLGGPRGGIILAKQAFAKKLNSSVFPGFQGGPLEHVIAAKAVSFKVAASEEFKERQRRTVEGAHILAERLTAADAREAGVNVLSGGTDVHLILVDLRASELDGQQAEDRLHEVGITVNRNAVPNDPRPPMVTSGLRIGTPALATRGFTTEDFTEVADVIAEALKPSYDVESLKTRVRALADKHPLYPGLTS; encoded by the coding sequence ATGACCGTCCTCAACACGCCCCTGCACGAGCTGGACCCGGAGATCGCCGCCGCGGTCGATGCCGAGCTGAACCGTCAGCAGTCCACCCTGGAGATGATCGCCTCGGAGAACTTCGCTCCGCTCGCGGTCATGGAGGCCCAGGGCTCGGTCCTGACCAACAAGTACGCCGAGGGCTACCCCGGCCGCCGCTACTACGGCGGCTGCGAACACGTCGACGTCGCCGAGCAGATCGCCATCGACCGGATCAAGGACCTGTTCGGCGCCGAGTACGCCAACGTCCAGCCCCACTCCGGCGCCTCCGCCAACCAGGCCGCCCTCTTCGCCCTCGCCTCCCCCGGCGACACCATCCTGGGCCTGGACCTCGCCCACGGCGGCCACCTCACCCACGGCATGCGCCTGAACTTCTCCGGCAAGCAGTTCAACGTCGTCGCCTACCACGTCGACGACGCCGGCCTGGTCGACATGGCCGAGGTCGAACGCCTCGCCAAGGAACACCGCCCCAAGGTGATCATCGCCGGCTGGTCCGCCTACCCGCGCCAGCTCGACTTCGCCGAGTTCCGCCGGATCGCCGACGAGGTCGAGGCCTACCTGTGGGTCGACATGGCCCACTTCGCCGGCCTGGTCGCCGCCGGACTGCACCCCAACCCCGTCGAGCACGCCGACGTGGTCACCTCCACCACCCACAAGACCCTGGGCGGCCCCCGCGGCGGCATCATCCTCGCCAAGCAGGCCTTCGCCAAGAAGCTGAACTCCTCCGTCTTCCCCGGCTTCCAGGGCGGCCCGCTGGAGCACGTGATCGCCGCCAAGGCGGTCTCCTTCAAGGTCGCCGCGAGCGAGGAGTTCAAGGAGCGCCAGAGGCGTACCGTGGAGGGTGCGCACATCCTCGCCGAGCGCCTGACGGCCGCCGACGCCCGCGAGGCCGGGGTCAACGTGCTCTCCGGCGGCACCGACGTGCACCTGATCCTGGTGGACCTGCGCGCGTCCGAGCTGGACGGCCAGCAGGCCGAGGACCGTCTCCACGAGGTCGGCATCACGGTCAACCGCAACGCCGTCCCCAACGACCCGCGCCCCCCGATGGTGACCTCGGGCCTGCGGATCGGCACCCCCGCCCTGGCCACCCGCGGCTTCACCACCGAGGACTTCACCGAGGTCGCCGACGTGATCGCGGAGGCGCTGAAGCCGTCGTACGACGTCGAAAGCCTCAAAACCCGGGTCAGGGCGCTTGCCGACAAGCACCCGCTCTATCCCGGCCTGACGTCCTGA